The following coding sequences lie in one Polluticoccus soli genomic window:
- a CDS encoding baseplate J/gp47 family protein: MSESCNIPHPLQREGTYQFERYPQALRPDYVKLDERSIEDLLKQAARFAESVVYYNDQNHQDGDWTAFFEEVYDYQSKQLKFSSLEDLEDKASTSPHIALFLTFLKLYGYSQEHLNSLTKKQLDFYYKDVLRLKPLAEEPDKVAVLFEPEKNTTQALVPSGTVLLAGKDDTGKPVYFKTNDDLIVNKAKVAEVKTVFAKKDSGKVLGLFKADNALTENIVDPAGTIKSWRAFGSEDNIEAQLGFAFSSPMLNLPEGKRRVTLQLQGINNLDRSALIAEYSSTKGWQRAEVDTMPGLDNVSGDSLPYLLVKIDPGDPAVIPYNEAVHKAGFSTNHPVIRISLDNSDQTAFGDAYSILKNVPVSSIKLTVNVTGLRSLIIQNDGGVLDPAKPFFPFGAQPVKYKSTLYVGAYEAFNKYLKSFHLSMNWKGIPGNMKKHYAEYTDAGTEFLDQWRTPTHKMKVFQQGHPPGKLSILDDGGWKYLEVNDGAQYLDSSKNSTTNTFKPKNNTLKSGYEYGQPKNYAVNSRWGFIKIELGYDFGHVYYPKILTNAAIAKATDAATPLPNTPYTPEFNSLHLDYVAQATIDLDEHSMYHLHPFGVEQLEGTGNSLIPEYNDEGNLLVGLSGVDSSQVVSIFFQLHDDTGDLDKEINEDNRISWSYLSGNNWESFGTEQIIKNTTLNFSDTGFIKFNIPAAAVSTHSILTDGLVWIKGSVPQDSSAYPFVIGIETQAIEAVYDKRINDLGRLNKALPASSITKLENRIPGVKKVTQPYASYGGRPEEQDESYYTRVSERLRHKGRAWSIWDYERLVLERFPSIFKVKCISHSNLQSEYVTGNVTIVLLPNPANVNFQDALQPRVSKSVIESVKEYIAGLTSAFAHLDVVNPQYEPLKVVCDVKIRPEYGDEAFYSNQLKKELAAFIAPWSVDSKQQVSFEGKIYQSQLINFIEERPYIDYVTNFEVIRTNSNTKCEELIVADKESNVITSVAFENHIVNTNAAC, encoded by the coding sequence ATGAGTGAATCGTGTAACATACCGCACCCTCTTCAGCGTGAAGGCACTTACCAGTTTGAACGGTATCCCCAGGCGTTGCGTCCCGACTATGTAAAGTTGGATGAACGTTCAATAGAGGACCTGTTGAAACAAGCGGCACGGTTTGCTGAATCCGTGGTTTATTATAATGATCAGAACCACCAGGATGGCGACTGGACCGCTTTTTTTGAAGAAGTTTATGACTATCAATCGAAGCAACTGAAATTCAGTTCGCTCGAAGATCTGGAGGATAAAGCGTCTACTAGTCCGCATATCGCCTTGTTCCTCACCTTCCTGAAGTTGTATGGGTATTCGCAGGAGCATTTGAATAGCCTTACTAAGAAACAGCTGGATTTTTATTATAAGGATGTTTTGCGTTTGAAACCACTAGCTGAAGAACCTGATAAAGTGGCTGTGCTTTTCGAGCCGGAGAAAAATACAACACAGGCGTTAGTGCCGAGTGGAACTGTGCTACTTGCCGGCAAAGACGATACAGGTAAGCCTGTTTATTTTAAAACGAATGATGACTTGATCGTCAATAAGGCTAAGGTTGCAGAAGTAAAGACCGTTTTTGCGAAGAAAGATAGCGGTAAAGTACTTGGCCTGTTTAAAGCAGATAATGCGCTGACTGAAAATATCGTTGATCCTGCTGGCACGATCAAAAGCTGGCGTGCCTTTGGTTCTGAAGATAATATTGAGGCGCAACTGGGTTTTGCCTTTTCATCGCCGATGCTAAATCTTCCTGAAGGCAAGAGGCGTGTGACACTTCAGTTGCAAGGCATCAATAATCTCGACAGAAGTGCGTTGATCGCAGAGTATTCCTCAACAAAAGGATGGCAAAGAGCGGAGGTTGATACCATGCCTGGTTTGGACAACGTGAGCGGCGATAGCCTTCCGTATTTGTTGGTAAAGATAGATCCGGGCGATCCGGCGGTTATCCCTTACAATGAAGCGGTCCACAAGGCCGGCTTCAGTACCAATCATCCTGTTATCAGGATCAGTCTGGATAATAGTGACCAAACTGCGTTTGGCGATGCTTATTCCATATTGAAGAATGTACCAGTCTCGTCGATAAAGCTCACAGTGAATGTAACTGGTTTAAGAAGTCTGATCATTCAGAATGATGGAGGTGTACTTGATCCCGCAAAGCCATTTTTCCCTTTCGGAGCACAACCAGTGAAATACAAGTCAACTTTGTATGTTGGTGCTTATGAGGCGTTCAATAAATACTTGAAGTCGTTCCACCTGTCGATGAACTGGAAGGGCATACCCGGTAATATGAAGAAACACTATGCCGAGTATACTGACGCGGGAACTGAATTTCTGGATCAGTGGCGTACACCGACACACAAAATGAAGGTGTTTCAGCAGGGACATCCTCCCGGCAAGCTATCGATATTGGATGACGGTGGTTGGAAATATCTGGAAGTGAATGATGGAGCACAATACCTTGACAGTTCTAAAAATTCAACCACAAATACATTCAAGCCAAAGAACAACACATTAAAAAGCGGCTACGAATACGGCCAGCCGAAAAACTATGCGGTAAATAGTCGCTGGGGTTTTATTAAGATAGAATTAGGTTATGATTTCGGACATGTATACTATCCGAAGATTTTGACCAATGCAGCCATAGCAAAAGCAACAGATGCGGCAACACCACTCCCCAATACACCGTATACGCCCGAGTTCAATTCGTTGCATCTCGACTACGTCGCCCAGGCAACGATCGACCTGGATGAGCATTCAATGTATCATCTTCATCCTTTTGGTGTCGAGCAGTTAGAGGGAACTGGTAATTCGCTTATCCCCGAATATAATGACGAAGGGAACTTGCTAGTAGGACTGAGCGGTGTGGACTCATCCCAGGTTGTGAGTATTTTCTTTCAGCTGCATGATGATACCGGCGACCTGGACAAAGAGATAAATGAGGATAACAGGATAAGCTGGAGCTACCTTTCGGGTAATAACTGGGAGTCTTTTGGTACAGAGCAAATTATAAAGAATACCACACTCAATTTTTCCGACACGGGTTTTATCAAATTCAATATTCCTGCTGCTGCCGTGTCTACGCATAGTATTTTGACCGACGGCCTGGTATGGATCAAAGGCTCTGTTCCACAGGATAGCTCCGCATATCCTTTTGTCATAGGTATCGAAACGCAGGCCATAGAAGCTGTATACGATAAACGGATAAACGATCTAGGAAGATTAAACAAGGCGCTACCAGCAAGTTCAATAACCAAACTCGAGAATCGGATCCCTGGTGTCAAAAAAGTTACTCAGCCATATGCATCGTATGGTGGCAGGCCGGAAGAGCAGGATGAAAGCTATTACACGCGCGTAAGCGAAAGGTTGAGGCATAAAGGACGCGCATGGAGCATCTGGGATTATGAACGGTTGGTGTTGGAGCGCTTCCCGTCTATTTTCAAAGTGAAGTGCATTTCACATAGCAACCTGCAATCGGAGTATGTGACAGGCAATGTAACAATTGTATTGCTGCCAAATCCAGCCAATGTCAACTTCCAGGACGCGCTGCAACCACGCGTCAGTAAGTCGGTTATAGAATCGGTGAAAGAATATATTGCCGGTCTCACATCTGCATTTGCGCATCTAGATGTTGTCAATCCCCAGTATGAACCATTGAAAGTGGTCTGTGACGTGAAGATAAGACCTGAGTATGGCGACGAAGCATTTTACAGCAACCAGTTAAAGAAAGAGCTGGCGGCGTTCATAGCACCCTGGAGCGTGGACAGTAAGCAGCAGGTATCGTTTGAAGGAAAGATCTATCAGTCGCAGCTGATCAACTTTATTGAAGAAAGACCATACATAGACTATGTTACCAATTTTGAAGTGATCAGAACGAATAGCAATACGAAATGTGAAGAACTTATAGTAGCGGATAAGGAGAGTAACGTCATCACATCCGTGGCATTTGAGAACCATATAGTGAATACAAACGCAGCATGTTAG
- a CDS encoding GPW/gp25 family protein — MEETRSFLGSGWSFPPQFSKPTRSALMISDETDIKNSMEILLSTRVGERILQPKYGCNLDEILFEPLTVSLQTYIKDLVFTSIYYFEPRIKPENVTLIPSAEEGLVIVSVEYLIRATNTRHNLVYPFYLNEGTNIKK, encoded by the coding sequence ATGGAAGAGACTAGATCATTTTTGGGCAGTGGCTGGAGTTTTCCGCCGCAGTTCTCGAAGCCTACCCGCAGTGCTTTGATGATAAGCGACGAGACAGATATAAAAAACAGCATGGAGATATTGCTATCTACACGGGTAGGAGAGCGTATACTTCAGCCCAAATATGGCTGTAACCTTGATGAGATATTATTTGAACCGCTGACGGTTTCGCTACAGACGTATATCAAAGACCTTGTATTTACTTCTATCTATTATTTCGAGCCACGAATAAAGCCTGAGAATGTAACACTGATTCCTTCTGCAGAGGAGGGATTGGTCATTGTGTCTGTTGAATATTTAATACGAGCCACAAACACGCGCCACAACCTGGTGTATCCTTTTTACCTAAATGAAGGCACGAATATCAAAAAATGA
- the vgrG gene encoding type VI secretion system tip protein VgrG encodes MPEDNNRLVPTPANSDLPTATILLNGEAIPSTYQVMAVTVSKGVNRISEAEIIFLDGDVSAETFPLSDKPDFIPGAVLEIHAGYHQQEETIFKGTIVKHAIKVIENDTPVLIITLKHDCFKMALTRNSRLFPDSTDSDAISTILDEYSQKKEVEDTTVTHEHLVQYNSTDWDFAVMRAEMNGLVVINENEKLTVKKPDLSGDATLELHYGSSILEVEAELDARTSFKEWKVKTWNPADQELAEEEGTSSLAEDGNLSVSDVSGAIGDPELKINIPNQLESAEAKAIADAKAARTKLSKIKGRARCIGFAAIQPGDIIGLNGIGERFNGKAFVSGVRHFITHGKWETDIQFGMSFTTHAERFNDVADRPAGGLLPAVNGLQIGIVAQLKDDPKGEDRILLKIPGVSETDEAVWARVASLDAGKERGSFFRPEIGDEVVVGFLNDDPRNAIVLGMLNSSKLPAPLPGSDDNHQKGFVTREKMKLLFDDEKKSITIETPAGNKIIISDDEKGIKLEDENGNKMQMNTDGIIMESAKDVQIKATADIKIEGVNVEIKASANLKGEGSAGAAFKSSAITEIKGSMVNIN; translated from the coding sequence ATGCCTGAGGATAACAACCGATTAGTGCCAACACCTGCCAATAGCGATCTGCCAACAGCTACCATATTGCTGAATGGCGAAGCTATTCCGTCTACTTACCAGGTCATGGCTGTAACGGTTTCTAAGGGCGTGAATCGTATTAGCGAGGCGGAGATCATTTTCCTTGATGGGGACGTATCGGCTGAGACATTTCCTCTAAGCGACAAACCTGATTTTATTCCGGGCGCGGTTTTAGAGATCCATGCTGGTTATCACCAGCAGGAAGAAACGATCTTTAAAGGCACTATTGTTAAGCATGCAATTAAAGTGATTGAAAACGATACACCGGTCTTGATCATTACGCTGAAACATGATTGCTTTAAAATGGCGTTGACCAGGAATAGCAGGTTGTTCCCGGATAGTACAGATAGCGATGCCATTTCTACTATTCTCGACGAGTACAGTCAAAAGAAGGAAGTTGAAGATACGACAGTGACGCATGAACACCTCGTGCAATACAATTCGACCGACTGGGATTTTGCCGTTATGCGTGCAGAAATGAATGGGCTGGTGGTCATTAATGAAAATGAAAAGCTAACTGTAAAGAAACCCGATCTAAGCGGTGATGCAACGCTCGAGTTGCATTATGGAAGCTCAATACTCGAAGTGGAGGCGGAACTGGATGCACGAACAAGCTTTAAAGAATGGAAGGTGAAAACGTGGAATCCTGCAGACCAGGAGTTGGCGGAGGAAGAAGGGACTAGTTCGCTGGCTGAAGATGGAAATCTTTCCGTGTCAGATGTAAGTGGTGCTATCGGGGATCCCGAACTAAAAATAAATATTCCGAATCAGTTGGAAAGTGCTGAGGCGAAAGCCATAGCCGATGCCAAAGCTGCAAGGACGAAGCTTTCAAAGATAAAAGGTCGTGCGCGGTGTATTGGGTTTGCCGCCATACAACCCGGTGATATTATTGGATTGAATGGGATAGGTGAGCGTTTTAATGGCAAGGCATTTGTTTCTGGCGTGCGGCATTTTATCACACATGGCAAGTGGGAGACAGACATACAGTTTGGAATGAGTTTCACTACCCACGCCGAACGATTCAATGACGTTGCCGATAGACCAGCAGGCGGATTGCTACCTGCAGTGAACGGATTGCAAATAGGCATCGTTGCGCAACTGAAGGATGATCCTAAAGGCGAGGACCGCATATTGCTTAAGATTCCCGGGGTGTCTGAAACTGACGAAGCGGTTTGGGCTCGTGTAGCCTCTCTTGACGCTGGAAAGGAACGCGGCAGTTTCTTTCGTCCCGAGATAGGTGATGAGGTGGTAGTTGGCTTTTTAAATGACGATCCGCGTAATGCTATAGTGCTTGGAATGTTGAACAGCAGCAAGCTGCCTGCACCGCTTCCGGGTAGCGATGATAACCACCAGAAGGGGTTTGTGACCAGGGAGAAGATGAAGCTGCTCTTCGACGATGAAAAGAAGAGTATTACAATAGAAACACCCGCGGGCAATAAAATAATCATCAGCGACGATGAAAAAGGCATAAAGCTGGAAGATGAGAATGGAAATAAGATGCAGATGAATACCGATGGAATAATAATGGAAAGTGCGAAAGATGTGCAGATAAAAGCAACGGCTGATATCAAGATAGAAGGAGTGAATGTAGAAATAAAGGCCAGTGCTAACCTGAAAGGTGAGGGTTCTGCAGGTGCGGCTTTCAAATCGAGCGCAATAACAGAGATAAAAGGCTCAATGGTAAATATTAATTAA
- a CDS encoding DUF5908 family protein — translation MPIEIRELVIKATIDETAPQQSSSSSGGGTTKVDDTAVQKIIDQVLTKIRNINER, via the coding sequence ATGCCGATAGAAATAAGAGAACTCGTAATAAAAGCTACGATAGATGAAACCGCACCACAGCAATCTTCATCTTCTTCCGGCGGTGGCACAACAAAGGTTGACGATACCGCCGTTCAAAAGATCATAGACCAGGTACTGACTAAGATCAGGAATATCAACGAACGTTAA
- a CDS encoding phage tail protein, with the protein MAAEAIYPSPGFHFKVVFEGLDGEAEIDTRFQEVAGLNAELTAEELVEGGENRFVYKLPVRAKFPNLVLKRGMPTTQSSPLNDWVRNAMYNFDFKLCDVQVTLLNEKHEPAAAWKFNGVYPVKWNVSDLKATDNSFVIEVLELAYQRSERMASLT; encoded by the coding sequence ATGGCTGCGGAAGCAATATACCCCTCGCCGGGCTTTCACTTCAAAGTTGTATTTGAAGGGTTGGACGGTGAAGCAGAGATCGATACGCGATTCCAGGAGGTGGCTGGACTGAATGCCGAACTAACTGCTGAAGAATTGGTTGAAGGTGGGGAGAACAGGTTTGTGTATAAACTGCCTGTACGTGCAAAGTTTCCAAACCTGGTGTTGAAGCGCGGGATGCCGACAACGCAATCGTCACCATTGAACGACTGGGTGCGGAATGCTATGTACAATTTCGACTTCAAGCTTTGCGATGTGCAGGTGACGTTGCTGAACGAGAAGCATGAACCAGCGGCAGCCTGGAAATTCAATGGGGTGTACCCTGTAAAGTGGAATGTGTCGGACCTGAAGGCAACAGATAACTCATTTGTGATCGAAGTTTTGGAGTTGGCCTATCAACGCTCGGAGCGAATGGCTTCTTTAACCTGA
- a CDS encoding phage tail protein has product MATQYPLPAFHFRVEWGGTNLGFTEVSGLNVETQVIEYRDGLSPDYSTIKMPGMQKYGNITMKRGVIAGDNEMFQWWNTVQMNKIERRDITISLLNEKHEPVVVWKVRNAFPVKVDGGALKATGNEVSIETLEVAHEGITVSKP; this is encoded by the coding sequence ATGGCAACACAATATCCACTACCCGCTTTTCACTTCCGCGTTGAATGGGGCGGTACTAATCTGGGCTTCACGGAAGTTTCGGGTCTGAACGTAGAAACCCAGGTGATCGAATACCGAGATGGCCTCAGTCCCGACTATTCTACTATCAAAATGCCGGGCATGCAGAAATACGGTAACATCACCATGAAACGTGGGGTAATTGCCGGCGACAACGAGATGTTCCAATGGTGGAACACAGTGCAGATGAACAAGATCGAGCGCAGAGATATTACCATATCACTCCTGAACGAAAAGCACGAACCTGTTGTAGTATGGAAAGTGCGTAACGCCTTCCCTGTAAAAGTTGATGGTGGTGCGTTGAAAGCCACAGGTAACGAGGTGTCGATCGAGACGCTTGAAGTAGCACACGAAGGTATCACCGTTTCTAAACCATAG
- a CDS encoding phage tail sheath family protein — MATSYKTPGVYVEEIVKFPPSVAEVETAIPALIGYTRFAKRDVADDLLLLPYRITSLLEYEQYFGEGPEYTSFTLAVDDNFAPIEKDTTVGDSKFYLYDAVRAFYDNGGGPCYIVSVGDYGGNIEDTEIGDGIDALSKFDEPTLIAFPDAVTLDADKLGSLQQKALKQCGELGDRFCVFDLKRMENGIGTENLSSSIDSFRTNVGMNYIKYGAAYHPYIKTTFDKTFRFKDINNNIEQSGSPKKFKDFFKDTDLDTDGVKIKDKIANYESLVGITGTPGDNQNLGTGLEAFYQTVGGATNSTTAYNSLAAAYAADRDNMTKLKAVFNYLFHYALQVDGMIIDNSDAIVKTDVIKHPDFLTSTMNFVKINVKPILQDLINLDSDAFSTTKIDDPAPGSLTFAGVSAKFKSVNGGNILKGMAVSPGIEPIPAGGTEATRRDAAVFVLNSIHNELKAAVATILSLGEGYETSLEKTMINLVPGYKSILKVLNSKVTTMPPSGAVLGVIAMVDRDRGVWKAPANVSLSSVSGVDTFIDDKTQEGMNIDANAGKSINAVRPFYGKGVLVWGSRTLAGNDNEWRYVPVRRLFNFVEESCKKSTSWAVFEPNDANTWLRIKAQIENFLNNLWRRGALAGAKPEHAYVVNCGLGITMTAQDILNGYLNVEIAMAAVRPAEFVVLKFSHKLQQS, encoded by the coding sequence ACTCCGGGAGTTTACGTTGAGGAAATCGTGAAATTTCCACCTTCTGTCGCAGAAGTGGAGACTGCAATCCCTGCTTTAATCGGTTATACACGTTTCGCTAAAAGAGATGTAGCAGATGACCTGTTGCTTCTGCCTTATCGCATTACAAGCTTGCTGGAATATGAACAATATTTTGGTGAAGGACCGGAGTACACCTCGTTTACTCTTGCTGTTGACGACAACTTTGCCCCCATTGAAAAAGACACCACGGTAGGGGATAGCAAATTCTACCTGTACGACGCCGTGCGTGCATTTTATGATAACGGTGGCGGACCTTGTTACATTGTGTCTGTGGGAGATTATGGTGGCAATATAGAGGATACCGAAATAGGCGATGGAATAGATGCACTCAGCAAATTTGATGAGCCAACCCTTATTGCATTTCCCGATGCTGTGACGTTAGATGCAGACAAGCTTGGCTCACTGCAGCAAAAAGCACTGAAGCAATGCGGAGAGCTGGGTGATCGTTTTTGCGTATTTGATCTGAAAAGAATGGAGAATGGTATCGGAACTGAGAATTTGAGCAGTTCGATTGACTCGTTCCGTACCAATGTGGGTATGAACTACATTAAGTATGGTGCAGCTTACCATCCGTATATCAAAACTACATTTGATAAAACCTTCCGCTTTAAGGATATTAATAACAACATCGAACAGTCTGGTAGTCCAAAGAAGTTTAAAGATTTCTTTAAAGACACCGATCTCGATACCGACGGCGTGAAAATTAAAGACAAAATAGCCAATTATGAATCGTTGGTAGGTATTACCGGCACACCGGGTGATAACCAGAACCTGGGAACCGGCCTGGAGGCATTTTACCAGACTGTTGGCGGCGCAACCAATTCAACTACCGCATACAATTCGCTCGCTGCTGCGTATGCTGCAGACAGAGATAATATGACCAAATTGAAGGCTGTTTTTAATTATCTGTTTCATTATGCGCTGCAGGTTGATGGAATGATAATTGACAATAGTGACGCCATTGTTAAAACCGACGTTATTAAACATCCTGATTTTCTGACAAGTACAATGAACTTTGTGAAGATCAATGTAAAGCCAATATTACAAGACCTTATTAACCTGGATAGTGACGCTTTTTCGACTACCAAAATAGACGATCCTGCACCCGGCAGTTTGACCTTTGCAGGAGTTAGTGCGAAATTTAAATCTGTTAACGGTGGAAATATTCTAAAAGGTATGGCGGTATCTCCGGGTATAGAGCCAATTCCGGCAGGTGGCACAGAGGCCACACGCAGGGATGCTGCAGTGTTTGTTTTGAATTCCATTCACAATGAGCTCAAGGCTGCGGTGGCAACTATCCTGTCGCTTGGCGAAGGGTATGAGACCAGTCTGGAAAAAACAATGATCAACCTTGTGCCGGGCTACAAGAGCATACTGAAGGTGCTGAACTCTAAAGTGACCACCATGCCACCAAGTGGTGCCGTATTAGGCGTTATCGCCATGGTGGATCGCGATAGGGGTGTATGGAAAGCGCCTGCAAATGTCAGCCTGTCGTCAGTATCCGGTGTTGACACATTTATAGACGATAAGACACAAGAGGGCATGAACATAGATGCTAATGCGGGTAAGTCGATCAATGCCGTTCGCCCATTCTATGGCAAAGGTGTGTTGGTATGGGGGTCGAGGACACTTGCCGGCAACGACAACGAATGGCGTTATGTGCCTGTAAGGCGTCTTTTCAATTTTGTGGAAGAAAGTTGTAAGAAATCTACATCGTGGGCAGTGTTTGAACCAAATGACGCTAATACATGGCTGCGTATCAAAGCACAGATCGAAAATTTCTTAAACAATCTTTGGCGTCGCGGGGCCTTAGCTGGCGCAAAACCAGAACACGCGTACGTCGTGAATTGCGGCTTGGGCATTACCATGACAGCCCAGGACATTCTTAACGGGTATCTGAACGTAGAGATAGCTATGGCAGCAGTAAGACCTGCTGAATTTGTTGTGCTTAAGTTCTCTCACAAACTGCAGCAATCATAA